A genomic segment from Maniola hyperantus chromosome 4, iAphHyp1.2, whole genome shotgun sequence encodes:
- the LOC117996973 gene encoding lipopolysaccharide-induced tumor necrosis factor-alpha factor homolog, translated as MDATMENKMGLPPPYEQLPPNPAPPPSYFASAPQPPPIVPVPPRTVVVTSTNETNPTSIKLGPGRTGIMCPNCHQSIVTRVHYVSNNRTHIVSAGLCIIAGCCCGCFIPYCMKSCKTANHYCPKCRAFVGSHVPS; from the exons tGGAAAACAAAATGGGCCTACCACCGCCGTACGAGCAACTGCCACCAAACCCTGCTCCGCCACCGTCATACTTCGCCAGTGCGCCACAACCACCGCCCATCGTCCCTGTACCACCTCGCACTGTCGTAGTCACTTCAACGAATGAAACAAACCCTACTTCAATAAAACTGGGCCCTGGTCGTACGGGCATTATGTGCCCCAACTGCCACCAGTCCATCGTGACAAGAGTCCATTACGTGTCTAACAATCGGACGCATATCGTATCAGCTGGTCTGTGTATAATTGCTGG gTGCTGCTGTGGCTGTTTTATCCCATATTGTATGAAGTCCTGCAAAACAGCAAATCACTATTGTCCGAAATGTAGAGCTTTTGTTGGTTCTCATGTACCTTCGTAA
- the IntS8 gene encoding integrator complex subunit 8 → MDVDLLRPGTVPISPDTVLWFEFLLDPNLLKQHLCKPNPEPTPCELIEEFLSVDSKNSNSKPTSERVVDVDAPPSPPSVTTPTSLQFTRKQLALKILALKVAATLHWNLDILESKLPPQTQQHLMQDLVYIATDTSFAVPPMDIPSDFIHKAQVQFALILYHRWVLRFPVKAALYSKSTKMAFVHMPGMQVESGYSPLNQNFEKILRMCEASRMQSIRYLDSVLSYYEATIGRREAKKVKIPIMEAFLHLTEDSDDMNHNWNAGDIFISQYELAMQIHFDLCYNYFFYGQHDLAKQHILGCRENSSLLEKEISTFGYGKHVTMPWGDFYYASMTKDDILGYIRALNLGYEVLNEEPSLLQKLQEAVANHYTGIIAILQADNLAREIPMVHREVVELDIQGSASSGAFTVARDLLNRVAALNAVRYALEGGIPSTHPDFINKFKTFGIKFFDLLFWAIAPVLMSDLSDTDWDNLRMFFLHLATSQLKIPIERIDEYLKKYVGDAAESIRKRLISNEELNEILNDPANIDDENIDIPRELLTEDWDVPDFECKSVPELEIGRLKKRLIEASTADDVRMCLVKLAMMVPSSPLWKLNPSWKPPGGLGNALISLPRGFLQDFGYVVSGAARARAEAGCSRTALSLLSVLEGEARSQLGGSSDPILYRLCRQLSWEVLLLQVNVMLSEWPHHRINLSVLADKCKACIAAANSGDSIIPRPQVIESCWTCLVNACEWEGAGVASGPGEAASALCAACCELQRGKGLRKFPRALWDYTLSIYCNGSSGPVKRSAGGMPSHSRDATNVAAEARNSFNGFLATLREPLAVSVMMSLLARIHNLLIDDSSLELVVEYTSLWPSNISNMNNYNVKHVLESLTDLLERSLKLYPYNTSWLRLYGDVEMAGSRWAAALRRYLCALAAATWHFAKTAPDEGGVTRRAARCCQALSAPTQAAALCQLPDEPDYATAFKCLAEKTGNAADAMDGYYGCLWDGTLLEVGVALHARRGEGGRRSRAVKAAGALELNANNSEDIQREAAAIRRARLLRALTNQYVA, encoded by the exons ATGGATGTTGACTTACTGCGACCGGGCACAGTGCCCATATCTCCTGATACTGTTTTATGGTTTGAATTCTTATTGGATCCAAACTTGCTGAAGCAGCACTTGTGTAAACCTAACCCAG AACCTACACCATGCGAGTTGATAGAAGAATTCTTGTCTGTGGACTCAAAGAACTCAAACTCTAAGCCTACAAGCGAGAGAGTAGTAGATGTTGATGCTCCGCCTAGCCCTCCATCTGTTACTACTCCCACAAGCCTACAGTTTACTCGCAAACAGTTAGCACTAAAAATTCTTGCGTTAAAAGTGGCAGCAACTTTACATTGGAATTTGG ATATACTTGAAAGTAAACTGCCTCCACAGACGCAGCAGCACTTGATGCAGGATCTTGTTTATATAGCAACAGATACTTCTTTTGCTGTACCACCGATG GATATACCATCAGATTTTATACATAAAGCTCAAGTACAATTTGCACTCATACTATACCACAGATGGGTGCTAAGATTTCCAGTGAAGGCTGCTCTTTATTCTAAATCAACTAAAATGGCTTTCGTTCACAT GCCTGGTATGCAAGTAGAGAGTGGCTACAGTCCGCTGAATCAAAACTTTGAAAAAATTCTTCGAATGTGTGAAGCTTCTCGCATGCAAAGCATTAGATACTTAGATAGTGTATTATCTTACTATGAAGCAACGATAGGTAGAAGAGAGGCAAAGAAAGTGAAAATTCCAATTATGGAAGCTTTTCTTCACCTCACTGAAGACTCTGATGACATGAACCATAATTGGAATGCTGGTGACATTTTCATAAGCCAGTACGAGTTGGCAATGCAGATACATTTCGATCTCTGCTACAATTACTTCTTTTATGGACAACATGATTTGGCAAAGCAACATATATTAGGGTGTAGAGAAAATTCAAGCCTACTTGAAAAAGAAATATCTACGTTTGGCTATGGGAAACATGTCACAATGCCATGGGGTGACTTTTATTATGCCAGTATGACTAAAGATGATATTTTGGGTTATATAAGGGCTCTCAATCTAGGGTATGAAGTTCTCAATGAAGAACCGTCCCTCCTACAAAAACTACAAGAGGCTGTCGCTAACCACTACACAGGCATTATAGCTATTCTTCAAGCCGATAATCTGGCAAGAGAAATCCCAATGGTACACAGAGAAGTTGTTGAACTTGATATTCAAGGATCTGCTTCAAGCGGAGCATTCACTGTCGCCAGAGATCTATTGAATCGTGTTGCAGCCTTAAATGCGGTCAGATATGCTCTTGAAGGAGGAATCCCGTCCACTCATCCTGActtcataaataaatttaaaacatttggAATCAAATTCTTTGATTTACTTTTTTGGGCTATAGCTCCGGTTTTGATGTCTGATTTATCTGATACTGACTGGGACAATCTGAGGATGTTCTTCCTACATCTAGCAACGTCgcagttgaaaataccaatcgAGAGAATAGATGAATATTTGAAAAAGTATGTGGGAGATGCAGCAGAAAGTATAAGGAAGAGATTGATATCCAATGAAGAGTTAAATGAAATATTGAACGACCCAGCCAACATTGACGATGAAAATATTGATATTCCGCGGGAGCTCCTAACAGAGGATTGGGATGTGCCTGATTTCGAATGTAAATCTGTACCTGAGCTTGAAATTGGTAGGTTGAAAAAACGCCTTATCGAGGCGTCTACGGCAGATGACGTGCGAATGTGTTTAGTGAAACTTGCAATGATGGTCCCTTCTTCGCCATTATGGAAGTTAAATCCATCTTGGAAACCTCCAGGGGGGTTAGGCAATGCTTTGATTTCATTGCCGCGTGGATTTTTGCAAGATTTTGGATATGTAGTATCCGGTGCGGCGAGGGCTCGCGCTGAGGCTGGATGTTCGCGGACGGCTTTATCATTACTTTCAGTATTAGAAGGCGAAGCTCGAAGCCAACTCGGTGGTAGTTCAGATCCCATACTATATAGGCTTTGTCGTCAGTTGTCATGGGAAGTGTTGTTGCTTCAAGTGAATGTTATGTTATCCGAGTGGCCTCACCATCGCATTAATCTGTCGGTTTTGGCTGATAAATGCAAAGCCTGCATAGCTGCTGCAAATTCGGGCGACAGTATTATTCCTCGACCTCAA GTAATTGAATCCTGTTGGACTTGTCTAGTGAACGCTTGCGAGTGGGAAGGGGCGGGCGTGGCCAGTGGGCCAGGGGAAGCCGCGTCGGCGTTATGTGCTGCTTGTTGCGAGCTGCAAAGGGGAAAGGGTTTGAGAAAGTTCCCCAGAGCATTGTGGGATTATA CTCTATCCATATACTGCAATGGGTCAAGTGGTCCCGTTAAGCGATCGGCAGGCGGGATGCCGTCACACTCCCGGGATGCAACAAACGTGGCAGCAGAAGCTAGAAACTCTTTTAACGGATTCTTGGCTACATTGCGCGAACCTCTCGCAGTCAGCGTCATGATGTCCCTCCTTGCAAGGATACACAACCTTCTTATAGACGACAGTTCGCTGGAACTTGTCGTAGAATACACAAGTCTTTGGCCGTCGAACATATCCAATATGAACAATTACAATGTGAAACATGTTCTGGAATCTCTAACTGATCTGCTTGAGAGAAGCTTGAAGCTGTACCCATATAATACGTCATG GTTACGTCTATACGGCGATGTAGAAATGGCCGGAAGTCGTTGGGCGGCGGCTCTGCGCAGATATCTGTGCGCCTTGGCCGCAGCTACGTGGCACTTCGCGAAGACGGCGCCTGATGAGGGCGGGGTGACTCGGCGCGCCGCTCGATGTTGCCAGGCTCTCTCGGCGCCCACACAGGCGGCTGCGCTATGCCAACTGCCTGACGAGCCTGACTACGCGACCGCTTTCAAATGTCTTGCTGAGAAG ACTGGTAATGCAGCTGATGCAATGGACGGCTACTACGGCTGTCTGTGGGACGGGACTCTGTTGGAAGTAGGCGTTGCTTTACACGCGCGTCGCGGGGAAGGAGGGCGCCGGTCTAGGGCTGTGAAGGCTGCCGGAGCGCTCGAACTAAACGCGAACAACAGTGAAGACATACAAAGAGAAGCTGCTGCTATACGACGCGCTAGGCTGCTCCGGGCACTAACTAATCAATATGtcgcataa
- the LOC117981918 gene encoding S-formylglutathione hydrolase, with protein sequence MDGLQLVSSNKIFGGYQKVYSHESSELQCKMNFSIYLPPQAEGGDVKLPVIFYLSGLTCNEQNFITKSGFQRYAADHGVVVVGPDTSPRGVKIPGDDESWDFGVGAGFYLDAAKDPWSKNYRMGSYLNKELYELILQSFSNVVDANRIGIMGHSMGGHGALVSVLRNPGLYKSVSAFAPICNPTKCPWGEKAFTGYLGEDKSQWVEWDATELVKKYDGPPLTLLIDQGAADKFYIEKQLLPENLVEACRSVEVPVILNLREGYDHSYYYISTYIGEHFDFHAKILKA encoded by the exons ATGGACGGTTTGCAATTGGTTTCATCAAATAAGATATTCGGAGGGTATCAAAAGGTGTACTCTCATGAATCATCAGAGTTACAATGCAAAATGAACTTTTCCATTTACTTACCGCCTCAGGCTGAAGGTGGTGATGTAAAGCTCCCAGTTATATTCTACCTCTCTGGCCTTACTTGTAACGAACAAAACTTTATAACCAAATCTGGTTTTCAAAG ataTGCAGCTGATCATGGTGTCGTAGTAGTGGGCCCTGACACATCTCCCAGGGGAGTCAAGATCCCTGGTGATGATGAATCCTGGGACTTTGGTGTTGGTGCCGGATTTTACCTGGATGCTGCTAAGGATCCATGGTCCAAGAATTATAGGATGGGCAGCTATTTGAACAAGGAGCTATATGAACTTATCCTGCAAAGTTTTAGTAATGTTGTTGATGCAAACAGAATAGGAATAATGGGACACAG TATGGGTGGTCATGGAGCTTTAGTATCAGTTCTAAGAAATCCTGGACTATATAAATCAGTGAGTGCATTTGCACCCATATGCAATCCAACAAAGTGTCCATGGGGTGAGAAAGCCTTCACAGGCTACCTTGGAGAAGACAAGAGCCAGTGGGTTGAATGGGATGCAACTGAACTGGTCAAGAAATATGACGGACCTCCACTTACGTTGCTAATTGACCAG ggtgCTGCAGACAAGTTCTACATAGAAAAACAGTTGTTACCTGAAAACCTTGTGGAAGCCTGCCGCTCTGTTGAAGTTCCGGTCATTTTAAACTTGCGCGAAGGATATGACCACTCCTATTATTACATTTCCACTTACATTGGTGAACATTTCGATTTTCACGCTAAAATACTCAAAGCATAG